CTCCCATGACGAACACCGTGCCTTCCGGCACAACCTGTGGACCCCAGTCCCATCTTGGAGGTTCAGCGATGTAGGGCTCCTCTATGACCTCGCCGTTGAGGATCACCTTGCCATCTCGGATCTCGATGATGTCCCCTGCCACCGCAACAACGCGCTTGATGTACGGCCGGTTCAGGGGCCTCGTGTCCACGATGTCCTGAACAGCGCCTACCAGCCTCGAGAAGGCACCCACTCGATCCGGTTTTCTTGGGTTTTCGAGAACCACGATGTCGCCCCGGGCGGGCGGCTCGAGATGATATGAGACCTTCTCCACTATGAGCCTTTCGCGATCGTGCAGCGTGGGCTCCATGGACGCGCCTTCGACTACGAAAGATCGTCCGATGAACGTCATGATCAGCACAGCCAGCACAATCGCCATTGCGATGGCCTGCAAGTACTCGCGCGCCTCCTTGGCGAGGGCCCGCCGTCTCCTCTGGGCTGCCTCCCACCTCAGATCGACGGTATCCCCTGCAGGCGTCGGCTGTGCAGAAGCTCCGGGTTCCGCCGTTTCCTCAGTGCTTCCGACTAGGACCAG
The Bacillota bacterium genome window above contains:
- the lepB gene encoding signal peptidase I is translated as MEESRERRAEPPEAGTELNVSGAGEQPLEADRVREEAVPGELGDPGGTGGTEQSGPEGLVLVGSTEETAEPGASAQPTPAGDTVDLRWEAAQRRRRALAKEAREYLQAIAMAIVLAVLIMTFIGRSFVVEGASMEPTLHDRERLIVEKVSYHLEPPARGDIVVLENPRKPDRVGAFSRLVGAVQDIVDTRPLNRPYIKRVVAVAGDIIEIRDGKVILNGEVIEEPYIAEPPRWDWGPQVVPEGTVFVMGDNRNHSDDSRGSVGFLKTSRILGKAVLRYYPLNRITIFRRPSL